One genomic window of Punica granatum isolate Tunisia-2019 chromosome 1, ASM765513v2, whole genome shotgun sequence includes the following:
- the LOC116190970 gene encoding WAT1-related protein At5g07050, giving the protein MEKLKCSKFLDNAKPYFAMISLQFGYAGMNIITKVSLNRGMSHYVLVVYRHAFATAVIAPFAIIFERKKQPRITFPVFMQIFILALLGPVIDQNFYYAGLKFTSPTFSCAMSNMLPAMTFIMAVIFRMEKVDLKRVKCQAKVIGTVVTVAGAMLMTLYKGPLVEMVWSKYVHPRKSYVTDTTGTSDKHWFLGSILLIIATLAWASLFVLQTKALETYRNHQLSLTSLVCFVGTLQAMAVTFAMEHKTGVWKIGWDMNLLAAAYAGIVTSSISYYVQGLVIKKRGPVFATAFSPLMMIVVAIMGSFILAEKIYLGGVIGAILIVIGLYSVLWGKHKEKQEEEMMMMEELPETVKGNSVQENGNLIEDAEVNKLSAVVISMPIPEPPLKPNQMSKE; this is encoded by the exons ATGGAGAAACTTAAATGTAGCAAGTTCCTCGACAACGCAAAGCCCTACTTCGCTATGATCTCCCTTCAGTTCGGGTATGCCGGGATGAACATCATCACCAAAGTATCCCTCAACCGAGGGATGAGCCACTATGTGCTGGTCGTCTATCGCCACGCCTTTGCAACCGCTGTCATTGCCCCCTTTGCCATCATCTTTGAGAG GAAAAAACAACCGAGGATCACCTTCCCAGTGTTCATGCAAATATTCATCCTTGCTCTTCTAGG GCCGGTGATAGACCAAAACTTTTACTATGCGGGTTTGAAGTTCACTTCGCCAACTTTCTCTTGCGCGATGAGCAACATGCTTCCTGCTATGACCTTTATCATGGCCGTGATATTCCG GATGGAAAAAGTGGACCTGAAGCGGGTGAAATGCCAAGCGAAGGTTATTGGCACCGTGGTGACAGTGGCAGGAGCGATGCTGATGACGCTGTACAAGGGCCCGCTGGTGGAAATGGTGTGGTCGAAGTACGTCCATCCTCGTAAGTCCTATGTTACCGACACCACTGGCACCTCCGACAAGCACTGGTTCCTCGGCTCCATCCTCCTCATCATCGCCACCCTCGCATGGGCATCCCTCTTCGTCCTTCAA ACCAAGGCCCTAGAGACCTACAGGAACCACCAGCTCTCCCTGACATCCCTAGTGTGCTTCGTGGGGACCCTTCAAGCGATGGCTGTCACCTTTGCGATGGAGCACAAGACCGGTGTGTGGAAAATTGGCTGGGACATGAACCTGCTCGCTGCTGCCTACGCT GGAATCGTGACGTCGAGCATATCATACTATGTGCAAGGACTAGTGATCAAGAAAAGAGGGCCCGTGTTCGCAACCGCTTTCAGCCCTCTGATGATGATCGTCGTGGCAATCATGGGATCTTTCATCCTTGCTGAAAAAATCTACCTTGGAGG AGTTATTGGAGCAATCTTAATAGTGATAGGGCTGTACTCAGTGCTGTGGGGGAAGCACAAAGAGAagcaggaggaggagatgatgatgatggaggAACTCCCTGAAACTGTGAAGGGCAATTCTGTCCAAGAAAACGGGAACCTGATCGAGGATGCTGAAGTGAACAAACTATCAGCTGTTGTGATCAGCATGCCAATCCCGGAACCACCCCTCAAACCTAACCAAATGTCCAAGGAATGA